In Xenorhabdus poinarii G6, the following are encoded in one genomic region:
- a CDS encoding helix-turn-helix domain-containing protein, with product MTMTHTQKDWHPAEIICALRKRGTTLAAVSREAGLSSSTLANTLSRAWPKGEWIIANYLDVHPSEIWPSRYFDQYGQLIERTVRKTVSAESSEQ from the coding sequence ATGACTATGACTCACACTCAGAAAGACTGGCACCCAGCCGAAATTATTTGTGCATTACGCAAGCGTGGTACAACACTCGCCGCCGTCTCCCGCGAAGCCGGACTAAGCTCCTCAACTCTCGCCAACACCCTGTCACGCGCCTGGCCAAAAGGGGAATGGATCATTGCAAATTACCTCGACGTTCATCCCTCTGAAATCTGGCCGAGCCGTTATTTTGACCAATATGGTCAGTTGATTGAGCGTACCGTGCGTAAAACGGTTTCAGCAGAATCTTCAGAGCAATAA
- the tnpB gene encoding IS66 family insertion sequence element accessory protein TnpB (TnpB, as the term is used for proteins encoded by IS66 family insertion elements, is considered an accessory protein, since TnpC, encoded by a neighboring gene, is a DDE family transposase.) has translation MKMFVDVPEVYLCRSFIDFRKSINGLAVWVELEMQLSPTQTALFLFCNKKRDKLKILYWDKTGFALWYKRLENAKFKWPTAVNSASLTLTEQQLHGLLSGYDVIGHQPFSVQDCHVA, from the coding sequence ATGAAAATGTTTGTGGATGTGCCGGAGGTGTATTTGTGCCGCTCATTTATCGACTTCCGAAAATCCATCAACGGGCTGGCGGTCTGGGTGGAGCTGGAAATGCAACTGTCTCCGACGCAAACCGCGTTATTCCTCTTTTGCAACAAGAAGCGGGATAAACTCAAAATCCTCTACTGGGATAAAACCGGGTTTGCGCTCTGGTACAAACGGCTGGAGAACGCGAAATTCAAATGGCCCACCGCCGTCAACAGCGCCTCCCTGACCCTGACAGAGCAGCAACTGCACGGGTTGTTATCGGGTTATGATGTCATCGGGCACCAGCCCTTCTCCGTACAGGATTGCCATGTCGCCTGA
- a CDS encoding aminoglycoside 6-adenylyltransferase, producing the protein MELRDNCLKGIIKWAESVDHVQALIQTGSLARQDNSSDDLSDIDIEIITSNPALLMQDGRWLYEFGELITVLSFDPDEHQEWATRLAIYSNGVKVDFTLAGIERVRHMADEGILDDLYGRGYKILLDKSSVTQGIPAPAYKFPVRMLPSQSEFTASVEEFWFEAFHIPKYLARGELWLVKLRDNTMKELLLCMLEWHALARHSSAIDIWHNGLHVREWTAPQTWDELQSTFGRFDASDALRSFNAMTQLYGRLGREVAQYIGLDYPQECETRITEINQTVLSQYMGWVF; encoded by the coding sequence ATGGAATTGCGGGATAACTGCCTGAAAGGCATTATCAAATGGGCAGAAAGTGTAGATCATGTTCAAGCTCTGATTCAAACAGGCTCTCTGGCCCGACAGGATAATTCCAGCGATGATCTTTCAGATATTGATATTGAAATTATTACATCTAACCCAGCATTATTGATGCAAGATGGGCGGTGGTTGTATGAGTTTGGTGAGTTAATTACTGTGCTTAGTTTTGATCCTGATGAGCATCAGGAATGGGCCACACGCCTTGCTATTTATAGCAATGGGGTAAAAGTTGATTTCACGCTGGCTGGTATTGAGCGTGTTCGCCACATGGCTGATGAAGGAATACTTGATGATCTTTATGGACGTGGGTACAAAATTTTACTCGACAAGTCATCGGTTACTCAGGGGATTCCGGCCCCAGCCTACAAATTTCCGGTAAGAATGCTTCCCTCACAGAGCGAGTTCACAGCATCAGTTGAAGAATTTTGGTTTGAAGCCTTCCATATACCTAAATACTTAGCTCGTGGCGAGCTTTGGCTGGTTAAGCTCCGTGACAATACAATGAAGGAATTATTGTTGTGTATGCTGGAATGGCATGCACTTGCCCGGCATAGCAGCGCAATAGATATATGGCACAATGGCCTGCATGTAAGAGAATGGACAGCCCCACAAACCTGGGATGAATTACAGAGCACCTTTGGACGGTTTGATGCATCTGATGCTCTGCGCTCATTTAACGCAATGACTCAACTTTATGGACGCCTTGGTCGGGAAGTTGCTCAATACATTGGACTCGATTATCCACAAGAGTGTGAAACTCGCATCACTGAAATAAACCAGACGGTTTTGTCTCAATATATGGGCTGGGTATTCTGA
- a CDS encoding PilL N-terminal domain-containing protein: protein MRITVLMGVLVTILTGCNAPSNKPPSQCASEKAISATQFTRNIQPVSPDIYQQGLEVVRYGRYILVSTDPTAAQRDPLSQLIEVHIPASQNPTVADALRYVLRQSGYRLCVPEKNNDLLYRQPSLPSVHTQSGPVRLRTALQFMAGPAWQLEVDEVQRVVCHHLRPGYQLPQSRQGKQP, encoded by the coding sequence ATGAGAATAACCGTATTAATGGGTGTATTGGTCACTATCCTGACGGGTTGCAATGCCCCGTCAAATAAACCGCCGTCTCAATGTGCTTCCGAAAAAGCCATTTCAGCAACGCAGTTCACGCGCAATATTCAGCCCGTCTCACCCGATATTTATCAACAAGGGCTGGAAGTAGTCCGTTACGGTCGTTATATCCTGGTAAGTACCGACCCAACAGCAGCACAGCGTGACCCACTTTCTCAATTGATTGAGGTGCATATTCCTGCTTCTCAGAATCCTACTGTTGCCGATGCCCTGCGTTACGTATTACGTCAGTCGGGTTACCGTTTATGTGTACCTGAAAAAAACAATGACCTCTTATATCGCCAGCCGTCGTTGCCGTCGGTACACACTCAGTCAGGCCCTGTCCGGCTGCGCACGGCGTTGCAGTTTATGGCAGGCCCGGCCTGGCAACTGGAAGTGGATGAGGTTCAGCGTGTAGTTTGTCACCACTTGCGGCCGGGTTATCAGCTTCCGCAATCCCGGCAAGGAAAGCAGCCATGA
- a CDS encoding STY4534 family ICE replication protein codes for MSENTTALTKNDYFNLNIKGLGYLNNIRHVSTASGTFLSCVINALNGPGDNPVYVRFDITVVGKEATSLVGRCQKAVDEDKKVLLGFTLSNPSTDIFTLKRGDHAGEQRVSLKARLIKVDWIKIGQEKVYQAEQSDSMPPQNGITQKEYAENSF; via the coding sequence ATGTCTGAGAACACCACAGCCTTAACCAAAAACGACTATTTCAACCTGAATATTAAAGGACTGGGTTATCTGAATAATATCCGCCACGTCAGCACCGCCAGCGGGACGTTCCTGAGCTGTGTGATCAATGCCCTGAACGGACCGGGTGATAACCCGGTTTATGTGCGTTTTGATATCACCGTGGTTGGCAAGGAAGCGACCAGTCTGGTCGGCCGTTGCCAGAAGGCGGTAGATGAGGATAAAAAAGTGTTGCTGGGCTTCACGCTAAGCAATCCCTCGACTGATATCTTTACCCTGAAACGCGGTGACCATGCTGGTGAACAGCGCGTCAGCCTGAAAGCCCGTTTGATTAAGGTTGACTGGATCAAAATCGGTCAGGAGAAAGTGTATCAGGCTGAACAATCCGACTCGATGCCGCCTCAGAACGGCATCACGCAAAAAGAATATGCAGAGAACTCTTTCTGA
- the tnpA gene encoding IS66 family insertion sequence element accessory protein TnpA: MSQSRFTQAEWRDLFEQQKKSELTVPQFCQKIGVSTTRFYHHRQRTSHPPDKPSGLASPSAFIKVSTAQKKSASSSTLPILFETPHGTLRFPAGTDKHVIIAIIRGLAA, encoded by the coding sequence ATGAGCCAATCCAGGTTTACTCAAGCCGAGTGGCGGGACCTGTTTGAACAGCAGAAAAAATCCGAACTGACTGTCCCGCAGTTTTGCCAAAAAATCGGTGTGTCGACAACCCGGTTCTATCACCACCGCCAACGCACCTCCCATCCACCAGACAAGCCGTCTGGGCTGGCTTCACCGTCTGCTTTTATTAAAGTCAGCACCGCTCAGAAAAAATCCGCCTCATCCAGCACACTCCCCATCTTATTTGAGACACCACATGGCACACTGCGTTTTCCTGCCGGCACGGATAAGCATGTTATCATTGCGATTATTCGGGGGCTCGCCGCATGA
- a CDS encoding PFL_4669 family integrating conjugative element protein, protein MSEPDEKTAPPTPRRAGALKSALTIELHTHYAIRLWEGRKKEDITGRRQYPDIIGMPQVMKRAGTISVDAAADNPYADSWLIKLEQSLATASASLQQRIATLQETLNALPEHVTLSAVSSVEPLNIGVYSHSPLGYRCVWLLVGYDQLAMKTFQAFHYGFISRSERDALLHNGSRVIRQIYGLVRSYRPLKVTRADIEEKTPAGLEAIKWLGEPEPDILSGRLRSDFSPPLRTVIPNEERG, encoded by the coding sequence ATGTCTGAACCTGACGAAAAAACCGCACCGCCAACACCCCGTCGTGCCGGTGCACTGAAATCCGCGTTAACCATTGAACTCCATACCCACTATGCCATCCGCCTCTGGGAAGGACGTAAAAAAGAAGACATCACCGGCCGTCGTCAATACCCGGACATTATCGGCATGCCACAGGTGATGAAACGGGCGGGCACCATCAGTGTGGATGCGGCTGCCGATAACCCGTATGCCGACAGCTGGCTGATTAAACTGGAACAGTCATTAGCAACAGCATCGGCCAGTCTTCAGCAGCGTATTGCCACCTTGCAGGAGACGCTGAATGCTTTGCCGGAACACGTTACGTTATCTGCGGTTTCCTCCGTCGAACCGCTGAATATCGGCGTCTACAGTCATTCTCCGCTGGGTTACCGCTGTGTCTGGCTGCTGGTCGGCTATGACCAGCTGGCAATGAAAACCTTTCAGGCCTTTCATTACGGTTTTATTTCCCGTTCAGAGCGGGATGCGTTGCTGCATAACGGCAGCCGGGTGATCCGCCAGATTTATGGTCTGGTGCGCTCTTATCGTCCCCTGAAGGTGACCCGCGCAGATATTGAGGAAAAAACGCCGGCAGGTCTTGAAGCCATTAAATGGCTGGGCGAGCCGGAACCCGATATTCTGTCGGGCCGGCTGCGTTCTGATTTTTCACCGCCCCTGCGCACTGTTATTCCGAATGAAGAAAGGGGGTGA
- a CDS encoding TIGR03747 family integrating conjugative element membrane protein, giving the protein MAQSENHSRPPSQPPRKHGLLYRVLWEWPWQLIGFIVMSWLFSLSLEYFGMTFFWPEQGASHSQTMMKAELQFLSTEFTQSLLLSNPAQTVSDGLAQVYQWIFVDSGFMPWIQGQSHYQLNSSNDFMGEFNAILHSISDYLREYALATVFITMVTLIRLAILVLSVPLFVMVVLVALVDGLGRRDLRRYGAGYESSFVYHHAKRGIKPACTVPCVLYLSWPDVVYPTVILLPAALLLGMAVVITTSMFKKYL; this is encoded by the coding sequence ATGGCACAGTCAGAAAATCACTCCCGCCCACCTTCCCAACCGCCGCGCAAGCATGGCCTGCTGTATCGTGTGCTATGGGAATGGCCGTGGCAACTCATTGGGTTTATTGTGATGTCGTGGCTATTCAGTTTGTCGCTGGAATATTTCGGGATGACTTTTTTCTGGCCGGAACAGGGGGCTTCTCATAGCCAGACGATGATGAAAGCCGAGCTGCAATTTTTATCCACGGAATTTACCCAGAGCCTGTTGTTGTCAAATCCCGCACAAACAGTCTCTGACGGGCTGGCACAGGTGTATCAATGGATTTTTGTGGACAGTGGTTTTATGCCCTGGATACAGGGGCAATCGCACTATCAGCTCAATAGTAGCAATGATTTTATGGGTGAATTCAATGCGATACTACATAGCATATCGGATTATTTGCGGGAATATGCGCTGGCAACGGTATTTATCACGATGGTGACGCTGATCCGGCTGGCGATTCTAGTGTTATCCGTTCCACTGTTTGTGATGGTGGTTTTGGTTGCATTGGTTGACGGACTGGGGCGGCGGGACTTACGACGTTACGGAGCCGGGTATGAATCTAGTTTTGTCTATCACCATGCCAAGCGAGGGATAAAACCGGCCTGCACGGTTCCCTGTGTACTGTATTTATCGTGGCCGGATGTGGTGTATCCTACGGTGATATTGTTGCCAGCAGCGCTACTTTTAGGTATGGCAGTGGTGATCACCACATCGATGTTTAAGAAATACCTTTAA
- a CDS encoding STY4528 family pathogenicity island replication protein produces MINLSADSLIAHTMAKMKKRLKQRSDDDVSQLRSGLLFMGNLQDAYPRGLLLDDRLSPLDKTGWMMIRLYAQQNEGAVFPSYDELQVLLASPYKGKASRETVSRVLLMLRITGWLSLCKRIRDEHGRVRGNIYAQHDEPLTCRDAEMLDPHWLDTVAEACRSKNRTISQTAWSVLTDIKEDQMMRHRHSYICLLEARLNAVQTPQQRVMRQALQQAKQHTELREMAPDSETELRPKEASNKRNSVSELSVKSLDCSSFTKPNRYVRSFTQSVNKKTYVDPQPVIFLPEGLCRQLEPEDVTMLTSQLQSLPAEQAQIVLDCLDRALRAGKIGNPVGWLLTMMKRAREGKLYAQAESTIATPGSAKTQVVFIRETECPVSPSSQAHVRNVVKDIRQRLTLAKYQQNPD; encoded by the coding sequence ATGATAAACCTGTCAGCAGACAGCCTAATTGCACACACCATGGCCAAGATGAAAAAGCGTCTGAAACAACGCAGCGACGATGACGTTTCGCAGCTGCGCAGTGGTTTGCTGTTTATGGGGAACCTTCAGGATGCCTATCCCCGCGGCCTGCTGTTGGATGATCGCCTGTCACCGCTGGATAAAACGGGCTGGATGATGATCCGTTTGTATGCACAACAAAATGAAGGGGCGGTTTTTCCCAGCTACGATGAATTGCAGGTGCTGCTGGCCTCGCCCTATAAAGGCAAGGCCTCGCGTGAAACCGTCAGCCGGGTACTGCTGATGTTGCGAATAACCGGTTGGCTGAGTTTATGCAAGCGCATTCGGGATGAACACGGACGGGTGCGGGGGAATATCTATGCCCAGCATGATGAGCCGCTGACCTGTCGCGATGCCGAAATGCTTGATCCTCACTGGTTGGATACCGTGGCAGAAGCCTGTCGCAGTAAAAACCGCACGATCAGCCAGACGGCCTGGTCGGTACTGACTGACATTAAGGAGGATCAAATGATGCGTCATCGGCATAGCTATATTTGCTTACTGGAAGCGCGGTTGAATGCGGTACAGACACCACAGCAAAGGGTTATGAGGCAGGCACTTCAACAAGCAAAACAGCACACCGAACTCAGGGAAATGGCACCGGATTCGGAAACCGAACTGAGACCAAAAGAGGCATCCAATAAGCGGAATTCGGTTTCCGAACTCAGTGTAAAATCATTGGATTGTAGTAGTTTCACTAAACCGAACCGTTATGTACGTTCTTTCACACAGAGTGTGAATAAAAAAACATACGTAGATCCCCAGCCCGTTATTTTTCTGCCAGAAGGACTTTGCCGACAACTGGAGCCGGAAGATGTCACCATGCTGACCAGTCAATTACAGTCACTGCCCGCTGAACAGGCTCAAATTGTCTTGGATTGTCTGGACAGAGCGCTGCGTGCAGGCAAAATCGGCAATCCAGTCGGCTGGCTGCTGACCATGATGAAACGGGCACGGGAGGGAAAACTGTATGCCCAGGCTGAATCGACTATTGCGACGCCCGGCTCTGCTAAAACGCAGGTGGTGTTCATCCGGGAAACAGAATGCCCGGTTTCACCTTCCTCCCAAGCCCATGTGCGCAATGTCGTGAAAGATATCCGTCAGCGACTGACGCTGGCGAAGTATCAACAAAATCCAGATTGA
- a CDS encoding TIGR03759 family integrating conjugative element protein produces the protein MRLHRMGLIVWIVLSSPTWAATSSPLTSQQTPSAESQKQSLKTQAEQWGLNTDEYQRYQHIMEWPRGIQSPGLDPLTALGIEAENDAERRRYAEQWVKAEFVRTEKELRFQREVDAAWQRLFPSVLPVNMEKSGEAKGRLALFVKINDCPPCDARLAEVLALIQPIDIYLVDSKGNDDTLRQWAKKHRIPVERVRNRHITLNHDAGYWFRFGQGIMPVLLRQGEQGWQITSL, from the coding sequence ATGAGATTACATCGAATGGGTCTGATAGTGTGGATAGTGCTCAGCAGCCCAACATGGGCAGCCACATCGTCACCCTTAACATCGCAGCAGACGCCATCGGCAGAAAGCCAAAAGCAGTCTCTGAAAACACAGGCTGAGCAATGGGGATTGAATACGGATGAATACCAGCGTTATCAGCATATTATGGAATGGCCAAGAGGTATCCAGTCGCCGGGACTCGATCCGCTGACAGCATTGGGTATTGAAGCCGAAAATGATGCCGAACGCCGCCGTTATGCTGAGCAGTGGGTCAAGGCGGAATTTGTCCGTACTGAGAAAGAATTGCGCTTCCAGCGTGAAGTGGATGCGGCCTGGCAGCGATTATTTCCGAGTGTGTTGCCGGTCAATATGGAAAAATCCGGTGAGGCAAAGGGGCGTCTGGCGTTGTTTGTCAAAATCAACGATTGCCCGCCGTGTGACGCACGTTTAGCAGAAGTTCTGGCATTGATACAACCGATTGACATTTATCTGGTCGACAGCAAGGGCAATGATGACACACTACGGCAATGGGCCAAAAAACACCGTATCCCCGTTGAACGGGTACGCAACCGACACATCACATTGAATCATGATGCGGGGTACTGGTTCCGGTTTGGGCAGGGCATCATGCCGGTTTTATTGCGGCAGGGAGAGCAGGGATGGCAGATCACATCATTATGA
- a CDS encoding DUF4276 family protein — protein MIRINVFVEGQTEETFVRDVLAPYFFAQQIYLTPILAQTSSSQKGGITSYGKVKHQITRLCRQDPGAFVTTLIDYYGLPTDFPDYNEQRDSAASERVVKLEQAFADNIGQVNFIPHLLLHEFEALLFCQPEKFTDWLDDHAPIAALQAIKEEFDTPEDINNSPQTAPSKRILALIPNYHKTLHGPLIVGDIGLDTIRSQCPHFNQWLDMLAGLAVRN, from the coding sequence ATGATCCGCATCAATGTTTTTGTCGAAGGGCAGACTGAAGAAACCTTCGTACGGGATGTATTGGCCCCTTATTTTTTTGCACAACAGATCTATCTGACACCCATACTGGCTCAGACCAGTTCCAGCCAGAAAGGCGGAATCACAAGCTATGGTAAAGTCAAACACCAGATTACCCGCTTATGTCGACAAGATCCCGGTGCATTCGTCACCACACTCATAGACTATTATGGATTACCGACTGATTTCCCCGATTATAACGAACAACGAGATAGTGCTGCCAGCGAACGGGTAGTAAAGCTGGAGCAGGCTTTTGCTGATAATATCGGACAGGTAAATTTTATTCCCCATCTGTTATTACATGAATTTGAAGCTCTTCTATTTTGCCAACCCGAAAAATTTACAGACTGGCTTGATGACCATGCACCTATTGCCGCACTACAGGCTATCAAAGAAGAGTTTGATACTCCTGAAGATATAAATAACAGCCCGCAAACGGCCCCATCGAAGCGTATTTTAGCTCTCATCCCCAATTATCATAAAACCTTACATGGCCCACTGATTGTTGGTGATATTGGCTTAGATACCATTCGTTCTCAATGCCCACACTTTAATCAATGGTTAGACATGTTGGCTGGCTTGGCAGTGCGTAATTAA
- a CDS encoding DUF5710 domain-containing protein, with the protein MLRIDLNVPDDEYEKARKLGARWDAAAQIWYIDNSVDPTPFMNWLPFYNVHAEYWYLAQTQTSCPHCHEHTMVTAFMLPAGHKMLENNDEDDGNISTEVSYAEQDRPAFLFYVADIPTTVRNVLSGFHHTLCKAVSQRRQHWINHCEHCGAQQDDTELFAEVGGAFFPASREQAAAIQLHRIDQPFVGYCEDISHHHYYFDPKGSSRACQACDWFEWMAQVVNTPSVYRH; encoded by the coding sequence ATGCTGCGGATTGATTTAAACGTCCCCGATGATGAATACGAAAAGGCACGGAAGCTGGGTGCACGCTGGGATGCCGCCGCCCAAATCTGGTATATTGACAACAGTGTTGACCCGACGCCGTTTATGAACTGGCTGCCGTTCTACAATGTCCACGCTGAATACTGGTATCTCGCCCAGACTCAAACATCCTGCCCGCACTGTCATGAACACACCATGGTGACCGCGTTTATGCTGCCGGCCGGGCATAAGATGCTGGAAAATAACGATGAAGATGACGGTAACATCAGCACTGAAGTGAGCTACGCAGAGCAGGACCGCCCGGCGTTTCTGTTTTATGTCGCCGATATTCCCACCACCGTGCGCAACGTATTATCCGGCTTTCACCATACCCTGTGTAAAGCTGTCAGCCAACGGCGACAGCACTGGATAAACCACTGCGAACACTGTGGCGCGCAGCAGGATGATACCGAACTGTTTGCCGAAGTCGGCGGGGCGTTTTTTCCGGCTTCCAGGGAGCAAGCGGCGGCTATTCAGCTGCATCGTATCGATCAGCCGTTTGTCGGGTATTGTGAAGATATTTCGCATCATCACTACTATTTCGATCCGAAGGGAAGCAGCCGAGCCTGTCAGGCTTGTGACTGGTTTGAATGGATGGCGCAAGTGGTTAACACCCCATCCGTATATCGCCATTAG
- a CDS encoding integrating conjugative element protein, producing MADHIIMKRLSVFPVISLLWISACHAELNIIADLGGKDASPFYESINAEQRDEPVSSVQNSSPEMAGEAAMLPVKTPELMPGKVSSRPLQLPGIGALFLIGDDPGSRRWLSQNAATLTKLQAVGLVVNVREMAGLQSLRALAPDLLLSPASGTELARRLQLQHYPVLITETQLSQQLSP from the coding sequence ATGGCAGATCACATCATTATGAAACGGCTGAGTGTATTTCCCGTTATCAGCCTGTTATGGATAAGTGCCTGCCATGCTGAATTGAACATCATTGCAGATTTAGGCGGCAAAGATGCCTCGCCTTTTTATGAAAGCATTAATGCTGAGCAACGCGATGAGCCTGTGTCATCGGTGCAAAATTCCTCACCCGAAATGGCAGGTGAAGCGGCGATGTTGCCTGTCAAAACACCGGAGCTGATGCCGGGAAAAGTGTCAAGCAGACCACTGCAATTGCCGGGAATTGGGGCACTGTTTCTGATTGGGGATGATCCCGGTTCACGCCGGTGGTTAAGCCAGAATGCGGCCACCTTGACGAAACTGCAAGCTGTGGGTCTGGTCGTCAATGTCAGGGAAATGGCGGGTTTGCAGTCACTGCGGGCATTGGCACCGGATTTATTGTTATCGCCTGCTTCCGGCACCGAGCTGGCTCGTCGATTGCAACTGCAACATTATCCGGTGTTGATCACGGAAACTCAACTTTCCCAACAGTTGTCACCATGA
- a CDS encoding ParE family toxin-like protein, with protein sequence MSGKLTEIMPGLHAPLTAPLSFRRKAQYQVLCYRRGQRNYVRLKEKGTGYLKINVGVFWRLLSRDSGQSWELMHHERYNKEIRKS encoded by the coding sequence ATGTCAGGAAAATTAACGGAAATCATGCCCGGCCTGCATGCGCCGCTGACGGCACCGCTGTCCTTTCGGCGTAAGGCGCAATATCAGGTGCTGTGTTATCGGCGGGGTCAGCGTAATTACGTCCGGCTGAAGGAAAAAGGCACCGGGTATCTGAAAATCAATGTGGGCGTGTTTTGGCGGTTGTTAAGCCGTGATAGCGGGCAATCGTGGGAACTGATGCACCACGAACGCTACAACAAGGAAATTCGTAAATCGTAA
- a CDS encoding AAA family ATPase: MKPVTNNDHLSQIKISGYKSIAECDLPMGCLNVLIGANGAGKSNFISFFRLIAIVLDHRLQSFVSKMGGPDTLLHFSRKKTEYMSSELYFGYNGYQFELEPTNDNRMMFRHESLFGDIKGDYDIGSGHFESQVSKHHTGINDDALPAMIRWRVYHFHDTSDSARVKQTHRINDNDYLREDGANLAAFLYRLKKHHPQHYTRIIKTLQMVAPFFGDFYLRPTPDNADYIQLEWTEKEQDIPFKASELSDGTLRFILLTTVLLQPEEYMPGSIIIDEPELGLHPYAINVLASLIKNASNQHQLIISTQSVELVNQFDVDDLIVVDKQQGASTFKRLNNEMLSEWLEDYSLGELWKKNLLGGRPQR; encoded by the coding sequence ATGAAACCAGTAACCAATAATGACCATTTAAGCCAGATAAAGATATCAGGCTACAAATCTATTGCTGAATGTGATTTACCAATGGGGTGTCTGAATGTCCTTATTGGGGCTAATGGTGCCGGAAAATCTAATTTCATCAGTTTCTTTCGCCTGATTGCCATCGTACTTGATCATCGTCTACAGTCTTTTGTTAGCAAAATGGGCGGCCCTGATACATTGCTACATTTTAGCCGTAAGAAAACTGAATACATGAGTTCTGAGCTTTATTTTGGCTACAATGGCTATCAATTTGAACTGGAACCCACCAATGACAATCGTATGATGTTCCGGCATGAATCACTTTTCGGGGATATCAAAGGTGACTATGATATCGGCTCAGGTCATTTTGAATCTCAGGTCAGTAAACATCATACGGGCATCAACGATGATGCATTACCTGCCATGATCCGTTGGCGGGTGTACCATTTTCATGATACGAGTGATAGCGCCAGAGTTAAACAAACCCACCGTATTAATGACAATGATTATCTGCGGGAAGACGGGGCCAATTTAGCGGCATTTCTGTATAGACTAAAAAAACATCACCCACAGCATTACACGCGCATTATCAAAACCCTTCAGATGGTTGCACCGTTTTTTGGTGATTTTTACCTGCGACCTACGCCGGATAATGCTGACTACATTCAACTCGAATGGACAGAAAAAGAACAGGATATCCCTTTTAAAGCCAGTGAATTATCTGATGGCACTTTGCGCTTTATTTTATTAACCACTGTACTGCTACAACCCGAAGAGTATATGCCCGGCTCAATTATCATTGATGAGCCTGAACTCGGTCTCCATCCATACGCCATTAACGTGTTGGCAAGCTTGATAAAAAATGCCAGTAATCAGCATCAATTGATTATATCTACCCAATCAGTTGAGCTGGTCAACCAATTTGATGTTGACGATTTGATCGTTGTTGACAAGCAACAAGGTGCTTCCACCTTTAAGCGCCTGAATAACGAAATGCTTTCTGAGTGGCTTGAAGACTATAGCCTCGGGGAATTATGGAAGAAAAACTTACTCGGCGGGAGGCCACAGCGATGA
- the ssb gene encoding single-stranded DNA-binding protein, whose protein sequence is MSSRGVNKVILLGYLGQDPEIRYLPAGGTVATLSLATSDNWRDKQTGEVREKTEWHRVVIFGKLADIAEEYLQKGAKVYIEGQLKTRKWQDNQGQDRYSTEVVVNVNGLMQMLGSRNDSKSMAPQQAGHKPAQKQPPPKPANQERKNTQLVQVSVLPEEDETDWDSEIPF, encoded by the coding sequence ATGTCTTCACGCGGTGTGAACAAAGTCATTTTACTGGGATATCTGGGGCAGGATCCGGAGATCCGTTACCTGCCCGCTGGGGGTACCGTGGCAACGCTTTCACTGGCCACCTCAGATAACTGGCGGGATAAACAAACCGGTGAAGTCCGGGAGAAAACGGAGTGGCACCGGGTCGTCATCTTCGGCAAGTTAGCCGACATTGCCGAGGAATATTTGCAGAAAGGGGCTAAGGTGTATATTGAAGGTCAGCTTAAAACGCGAAAATGGCAGGATAACCAGGGCCAGGATCGCTACTCAACAGAAGTGGTGGTGAATGTGAATGGTTTGATGCAGATGCTGGGAAGTCGTAATGATTCAAAGAGTATGGCGCCTCAACAAGCAGGGCATAAACCAGCACAAAAGCAGCCACCGCCTAAACCCGCTAATCAGGAAAGAAAAAACACGCAGCTGGTACAGGTTTCAGTTTTACCGGAAGAGGATGAAACCGACTGGGATTCGGAGATCCCGTTTTGA